Part of the Oncorhynchus mykiss isolate Arlee unplaced genomic scaffold, USDA_OmykA_1.1 un_scaffold_219, whole genome shotgun sequence genome is shown below.
ATCACACACTGTTTACTGTGTTACGAcagggggaacacacacacacacacacacacacacacacacacacacacacacacacacacaccacatcacacacacacaccacacacacacacacacacacacacacacaccacatcacacacacacacacacacacacacacacacacacacacacacacacacacacacacacacacacacacacacacacacaaacacacacacctctacacgtCGCAACCATATTGAGCAGATTGGACACTATTCTGTCCTCTTCCCCCCCTGTTTTCacacactttacacacacacagggctcacTCCCTCCTCACCTGGCTATTCTGTGGTGTGTGCCCGCTGTGTCCATCGTGGTTCCTAGGCGACAGGAAGGAGTCGTCTCTAGTCGTCTCTCTAGTTTTCTCCATCCTCGGGGCGCTGGGGTCACCATCCTCCACGCCGTTGGCCTTCCGCACGCACAGAACCTTCCGGAAGAAATCAAGCACATGGGACCGGGAGGACGATGCACTGTGGTGAGCTCTGAGGAAAACTGATATTTTATATAAATACAGAACATGTACTAATAAATGTATATTCtatgaaataactatttgttctGTGAAGGGGATGGTGCTGCTGGCCATAAAGCACCTCCAGGTCCCTAGGTCTTCCTCGCAAAAGAGCTTTCAAGCCTCAAGTATCTTTTCCTGTTTATATGAAGGTTAAAATAAGGTTGAATAAATCATAATCACCTTTCTGAAGCTCTGTCTGAAGTTGTCTGACAGGAAGCCATAGAGCAGAGGGTTGGCACAGGAGTTAACATAGGACAGGATGACTGGGGAGTAGAGACACAACTAATGGTCAATGTCTGTCTCAcacttttctccttctctcccacctctctctctctcccacctctctctctctctctctctctctctctctctctcccacctctctctctctctttttctctctctctctctctcccacctctttctctcactctttttctttctctcccacctctctctctctctctttctctctctctctctctctcccacctctttctctctctctcccacctctctctctctttctctctctctctctctctccttctctctctcccacctctctctctccctttctctgtttctctctctctcccacctctctctctctctccttctctctcccccacctctctctctctctttctctgtttctctctctctccctcatgcctctttcccctctcctccccttatttccctctcctccccctctttccccctctttccccctctcctccccctcgttcccttctcctccccctctctctctctctctctctctctctctctctcccacctctctctctctttctctctctctctcccacctctttctctcactctttttctttccctcccacctctctctctctctctttctctctctctctctctcccacctctttttctctctctcccacctctctttctctctctctctctctttccttctctctctcccacctctctctctctctccttctctctccccacctctctctctctctttctctgtttctctctctctctctcatccctctttcccctttcctccccctctcctccccttatttcccctctcctccccctctttcccctctctttcccctctcctccccatctcctcccactctttcccctctcctccccatctcctcccactcattcccctctcctccccatctcctcccgctctttcccctctcctcccactctttcccctctcctccccccctttcccctctcctcctaatctcctccctctctttcccctctcctcccatctcctccccttctttccctctttcccctctcctcccatttcctcccctctcctccccctctttccactctcctcccactctttcccctctcctccccctctttcccctctcctcctcatctcctccctctctttcccctctcctcccatctcctccccctctttccctctttcccctctcctcccatttcctccccatctcctcccactctttcccctctcctccccctctttcccctctcctcctcatctcctccctctctttcccctctcctcccatctcctccccctctttccctctttcccctctcctcccatttcctccccatctcctcccactctttcccctctcctcccactctttcccctctcctccccctctttcccctctcctcctcatctcctccccttctttcccctctcctcccatctcctccccctctcctcctctctacaacCCTCTCCCCCCTTAGGGTTAGAGTGAGTGTagcctattccccatagggctctggtaaacagtagtacactacacagggattagggtgctatttgggatgcagactaaaAGGTTTGTTCTGGTACCAGAGAAGAAGTAGACGCCGGCGGTCACGGAGGACtctgggatgatgatgatgaggttgatgatgttgatgatgaagaAGGGGAGCCAGCAGAGGACGAAGACCACCACGATGATCACCACCATACGGGTCACCTTGCGCTCTGACCGCCGGCGCTTGGTGAAGCCCGCCCGCACACCTGAAGACTTCACCTGGAGGGGGGAACAAAATGGAGTTGGAGAAGGGAACGTTGCAGCAGCATCTCTCTTCTCTCAATATAAAACACACAGAAAAGAATGGTTGGAATGACAAAACAGAACAAAATAATATTCCGGAATGCTTTCTCACACACCTTGAAGATAATGACCAGAaaaccagccaggtcacccgggACACAAGTCAGTATTAGTCCATCCAGGTTCtgaggtggggaggtggtgtggAAACAGACCACTAGGGGCACCAGTGAGTGCATTCAAGTAGGTTGGGGTTTTGATGGGGTGTTGTAGATGGGTGaaagcatctgcctctggtgcAAAGGTTGTATGTTCAAATCCAGCAATAtaaggttgttttttttaaatctttgttttaagcccaaccctaaccttaaccattcagagttaataccccaatcttaaccattcagagttaatacccaaaccttaaccattcagagttaataccctaaccttaaccattcagttcatgtctaaccttaaccattcagagttaatatctaaccttaaccattcagagttaatacctaaccttaaccattcagagttaatacctaaccttaaccattcagagttaataccctaaccttaaccattcagttaatgtctaaccataaccattcagagttaatacctaaccttaaccattcagagttaatatctaaccttaaccattcagagttaatacctaaccttaaccattcagagttaatacctaaccttaaccattcagataaTATCTAAACTTAACCATTCatagttaatacctaaccttaaccattcagagttaatacctaaccttaaccattcagagttaatacctaaccttaaccattcagagttaatacctaaccttaaccattcagagttaatacctaaccttaaccattcagagttaataccctaaccttaaccattcagttaatgtctaaccataaccattcagagttaatatctaaccttaaccattcagagttaatacctaaccttaaccattcagagttaatacctaaccttaaccattcagagttaataccctaaccttaaccattcagttaatgtctaaccataaccattcagagttaatacctaaccttaaccattcagagataATATCTAAACTTAACCATTCatagttaatacctaaccttaaccattcagagttaatacctaaccttaaccattcagagttaatacctaaccttaaccattcagagttaataccctaaccttaaccattcagttaatgtctaaccttaaccattcagagataATATCTAAACTTAACCATTCatagttaatacctaaccttaaccattcagagttaatacctaaccttaaccattcagagttaatacctaaccttaaccattcagagttaataccctaaccttaaccattcagagttcatacctaaccttaaccattcagagttaatacccaaaccttaaccattcagagttactacctaaccttaaccattcagagttaatacctaaccttaagatttcagagttaataTCTAGCCTTAAGATTTCATAGTTAATatctaaccttaagatttcataGTTAATatctaaccttaagatttcataGTTAATatctaaccttaagatttcataGTTAATatctaaccttaagatttcataGTTAATatctaaccttaagatttcataGTTAATATCTAACCTTAAGATGTCATAGTTAATatctaaccttaagatttcataGTTAATATCTAgccttaagatttcagagttaatatctagccttaagatttcagagttaataTCTAAATGTAACCTTaaacacttcgaaatttgacgtttgagaaacatggataaaCGTCTAATTCTGAGGTGAGACGGTGAGAGCTTGTtgcacaaaacaacaacacagagaagcATTTAATGACCAAATGAAAGAATGACAGAAACATCCTCTGTCAGAGTTCAAACAGCCGAACCAAACATGTCTAATAATGCAGTCTTGACCACAACGAGCAACCAAAACAATGATACTGTAgctaacacagaaacacagaagaAAACCAGAATGATTTTGacctatgacccccccccccccccaccttaacCACGATGAGCAGGTAGCAGAGACAGATGACCAGGAGTGGTCCGAAgaaacccccccaccccaccttaACCACGATGAGCAGGTAGCAGAGACAGATGACCAGGAGTGGTCCGAAGAAACCCAGCGTAGCCGTGTACAGGATAAACACGGTCGACCAGACATCCTGCGGCTCCGGCCAGCTAATGTTACACGAGTTGAACGTGTCCTGAACGCCGGAGAACACGACCACGGGCAGGACGACCACCAACGACAACGCCCACACCGCGGCGCTCACCACCTTCGCCACTCGCGGTCGCCGCCATTTTGTAGACCGTATGGGGTGGACCACGGCCAGGTAGCGGTCGATAGACATCACGGTCAGACAGAAGATGGAGGTGAACTGGCTCATGGAGTCAGCGGTCATCAGCATGCGACACAGGAAGGAGCCGAACGGCCAGTAGGAGAGAACGTtctggaaggaggaggaggaagaggaggaggaggaagaaaaatATATTACTTTATTGTAAGTTGTCTTCTGCTTTATTCAAACCCCTCAGAAAGACAAACAGACTCAAAGGTTGGCGCAGAGGGCCGTTTACAGCctaagtgccttgcttaagggcacaaCGGCAAGAGATGAGATGGCATCTTGGACACTGATGCCAGATACCTTTCAGTTACCCTTACTCCAGACCAGATGTTGCCTTGTCGGAGCTAGGATTCAAACCGAAAACCCTCTGGTTGCTGGCCCACTCCTCTAACCTCTagcctctaacctctaggctacctgggtGGTGAGGAAGGGAGTCCCAGGGTGTACAGTGTGTCTCTAACCTCTGACCTatgacctctaggctacctgggtGGTGAGAAAGGGAAGTCCCAGGGTGTACAGTGTgtctctaacctctgacctctgacctctaggctacctgggtGGTGAGGAAGGGAGTCCCAGGGTGTACAGTTCATCTCTGACCTCTAAACTCTGACCTCTATGCTACCTGGGTGGTGAGGAAGGGAAGTCCCAGGATGTAGAGTTCatctctaacctctgacctctaggctacctgggtTGTGAGGAAGGGAAGTCCCAGGATGTACAGTTAATCTCTAAACTctgacctctaggctacctgggtGGTGAGGAAGGGAAGTCCCAGGATGTTCAGTTCATCTCTAAACTctgacctctaggctacctgggtGGTGAGGAAAGTCCCAGGATGTACAGTTCATCTCTAAACTCTGACCTCTATGCTACCTGGGTGGTGAGGAAGGGAAGTCCCAGGATGTAGAGTTCGTCTGCGACTGCCAGGTTCagaatatagatgttggtgaCGGTCTTCATCTTGGCGTAGCGTAGCACCACGTAGATGGCCAGGGTGTTACCGATCAGGCCGACCACGAACACACTCAGGGAGATGACCGCAGTCATCAGGGTACTGCTGCCCTGGAACGGTACGCTCTGACTGGACACGTTGGAGGGGGAACTGGGGAACAAGGATGGGGAGGGGAAGGACGGGGTTGCAGGACCAGAATCAGGGTAGGAGTAGTGATAGCCCAGGTTGGGAGTGGAGGTGTTGGGGTCACCAGAGAGCAGTGTCCAGCCTGTCCTGTCCACAGGCTCCATTGTGGATGTAGGgtgtgtaggggagaggaggggaggagaggagatgagaggagaggagaggagaggagaggagaggagaggagaggagaggagagggagggagggagggagggagggaggagacctTCAGACCTGCATCAGAAGAGACAGAAAAGTAAAAGAGGTGTGTGAGTCTCTGTGATAAAAGGAAAGCAACTCTGTCTACTGTAAAACTCCAGTAaaaatgtgtgcatgtgtgtgtgtgtgggtgcatgtgtgtgtgtgtgtgtgcgtgcgtacgtgcgtgcgtgcgtgcgtgcgtgcgtgcgtgtgtgtgtgtgtgtgtgtgcgttagtaATGCATgtgtcagctgtttgttcacccgcacccATCCACAACCGCCCGACTACATGTGATGAATCTGAGGTCTCCACCCAATCCTGACCTGCGAATATAGAACATGCTCTGTACAGTTCCTGTTATCTTTTTCTGCCCAAGTTCCCAAAAGCATTTtggaggtaggccgtcattgtaaataagaacgtgttctaaactgacttgccgagttaaataaagatgaaataaaaataaaaaatattttaaaaaataatacaaataacgAATTTAAAAACCTCAATGTCGTCTACTGATATGAACGACACAACGATAATACATTCATGGTGTTTTTTTATTCGttgttttctctttctttctctttctcttttgcgcatcactggagtgtgtgtgtgctgcattcAGACATCCCAGACATCCCAGACATCCCAGACATCCCAGACATCCCAGACATCCCAGGGCCCACTGAGAATACATGGTGGGCGGAGACACACACTGACGATTCCaagaagtcacacacacacacacacacacacacacacacacacacacacacacacgctcaaagacacacacatatatgcagtCACCCGTACTTGAACCtgacgcactctctctctctctctcacacacacacacacacacacacacacacacacacacacacacacacacacacacacacacacacacacacacaccctaatgaTGGTTCTGGAGcagggagacaggaaacacacacacacacacatacagtggggcaaaaaagtatttagtcagccaccaattgtgcaagttctcccacttaaaaatgagagagagatgagagaggcctgtaattttcatcatatcgacacttcaactatgacagacataatgagagaaaaaaatccagaaaatcacattgtaggatttttaatgaatttatttgcaaattatgatggaaaataagtatttggtcaataacaaaagtttatctcaatactttgttatataccctttgttggcaatgacagaggtcaaacgttttctgtaagtcttcacaaggttttcacacactgttgctggtttttggcccattcctccatgcagatctcctctagagcagtgatgttttggggctgttgctgggcaacacggactttcaactccctccaaagattttctatggggttgacatCTGGATACTGGTTAGGCCACTCcatgaccttgaaatgcttcttacgaagtcactccttcgttgcccgagtggtgtgtttgggatcattgtcatgctgaaagacccagccacgtttcatcttcaatgcccttgctgatggaaggaggttttcactcaaaatctcacgatacatggccccattcattctttcctttacacggatcagtcgttctggtccctttgcagaaaaacagccccaaagcatgatgtttccacacccatgcttcacagtaggtatggttttctttggatgcaactcggcattctttgtcatccaaacacgacgagttgagtttttaacaaaaagttatattttggtttcatctgaccatatgacattctcccaatattcttctggatcatccaaatgctctctagcaaacttcagacgggcctggacatgtactggcttaagcaggggggcacgtctggcactgcaggatttgagtccctggcggcgtagtgtgttactgatggtaggctttgttactttggtcccagctctctgcaggtcattcactaggtccccccgtatggttctgggatttttgctcaacgttcttgtgatcattttgaccccacggggtgagatcttgcgtggagccccagatcgagggagattatcagtggtcttgtatgtcttccatttcctaataattgctcccacagttgatttcttcaaaccaagctgcttacctattgcagattcagtcttcccagcctggtgcaggtctacaattttgtttctggtgtcctttgacagctctttggtcttggccatagtggagtttggagtgtgactgtttgaggttgtggacaggtgtattttatactgataacaagttcaaacaggtgccattaatacaggtggaggacagaggaacctctaaaagaagaagttacaggtctgtgagagccagaaatcttgcttgtttgtaggtgaccaaatacctattttccaccataatttgcaaataaattcattaaaaaatcctacaatgtcattttctagatttttctttctcattttgtctgtcatagttgaagtgtacctatgatgaaaattacaggcctctctcatctttttaagtgggagaacttgcacaattggtggctgactaaatacttttttgccccactgtacatgcgcatacacacactgcacataACACTTTCCCACACTGTTTCCCTCTGACATAATGGAATGTCAGTGTTTTTTTCCCCAGGCAGGGTGGGCCACTCCAGTCCTCGGGgttctgattggtgtcacactttccccacatccctagcaaacacagctgattaatcagatggcattctaaactgaagatcatgattaggtgattattggagtcaggtgtgttagctggggcaaaactgtgacaccaatcaggcccctgaggactggagtcgCCCACCCCTGCGTGTGTCCCCATCTCAGTCCCCTCTCATAAAACAACTCAGGTTAGGCTAAGGGCTAGATTTAATCTAGACAGCGGAACGTCTGTGTTATAGTGCCATTTATATTTAAAGGTAACTTCCCGATTAAGTTGACATTTGCAGCGTTTACCGTAAATGTGGTCTATCCAAACGCGACAACATTCCCTTTAAAACGTGCACGGAGGACTAAACGCGAGAACATTCCAATTAAAACGTGCACGGAGGACTAAACGCGAGAACATTCCCTTTAAAACGTGCACGGAGGACTAAACGTGACAACATTCCCTTTAAAACGTGCACGGAGGACTAAATGCAACCGGGTTGAATCTGGCCCCTAACTGGAGCTGTTAAGCCTGTAGTTCTGGACTTAAAAACACTTTCAattttcttacatttttttttttatttgacctttatttatctaggcagttcagttaagaacaaattcttctttacaatgacggctcaGTGGGCCTTGTTCAGAGGCTGAACGACAGATTCTtcttttcaatgaaggcctaggaacagtgccttgttcagaggcagaacgacagattcttgtcagctcggggaatagAAGAATCTCATTGGGTTTTAGTTCAGGATGAGACTCTTAATCTGTCTAGGAAACCTCCCTTGTACTGGATGTAATCATGTGCTTTACTGGTTGACCAGTTagaaaaacaacattaaaacGTCTCGGCCAGCCCTGGTTATGCTCTTACAGAATACAGGGTAATGAAGTGTAACACCTGGTTATGCTCTTACAGAATACAGTGTAATGAAGTGTAACACCTGGTTATGCTCTTACAGAATACAGTGTAGAGGATAATGAAGTGTAACACATGATAATGATGATCTTGATATACAACACCATCATCTTCTCCCAGAGGCTTTGTGTTGTTCAATATATTAATAACGCTGCTCTCACACTTCCTCTTtttctacacacatacacacacatgcagtggggagaacaagtatttgatacactgccgattttgcaggttttcctacttttatcataggtacacttcaactgtgagagacggaatctaaaacaaaaatacagaaaatcacattgtatgatttaaaagtaattaatttgcattttattgcatgacataagtatttgatcacctaccaaccagtaagaattccggctctcacagacctgttagtttttctttaagaagccctcctgttctccacacattgcctgtattaactgcacctgtttgaactcgttacctgtataaaagacacctgtacacacactcaatcaaacagactccaacctctccacaatggccaagactagagagggtgtaaggacatcagggataaaattgtagacctgcacaaggctgggatgggctacaggacaataggcaagcagcttggtgaaaaggcaacaactgttggcgcaattattagaaaatggaagaagttcaagatgacggtcaatcaccctcggtctgaggctccatgcaagatctcaccttgtggggcatcaatgatcatgagaaaggtgagggatcagcccagaactacacggcaggacctggtcaatgacctgaagagagccgGGACCACAGCCTCAAAgcaaaccattagtaacacactacgccgtcatggattaaaatcctgcagcgcacgcaaggccaccctgctcaagccagcgcatgtccaggcccgtctgaagtttgccaatgaccatctggatgatccagggaggaatgggagaaggtcatgtggtctgatgagacaaaaatatagctttttggtctaaactccactcaccgtgtttggaggaagaagaaggatgagtacaaccccaaaaacaccatcccaaccgtgaagcatggaggtggaaacatcattctttggggatgcttttctgcaaaggggacaggacgactgcaccgtattgaggggaggatggatggggccatgtatcgcgagatcttggccaacaacctccttcactcagtaagagcattgaagatgggtcgtggctgggtcttccagcatgacaacgacccgaaacccacagccagggcaactgaggagtggctccgtaagaaacatctcaaggtcctggagtggcctagccagtctccagacctgaacccaatagaaaatctttggagggagctgaaagtccgtattgctcAGCGACAGcgccgaaacctgaaggatctggagaaggtctgtatggaggagtgggccaaaatccctgctgcagtgtgtgcaaacctggtcaagaactacaggaaacgtatgatccctgtaattgcaaacaaaggtttctgtaccaaatattaagttctgcttttctgatgtatcaaatacttatgtcatgcaataaaatgcaaattatttacttaaaaatcatacaatgtgattttctggatttttgttttagattccgtctctcacagttgaagtgtacctgtgacaaatattacagacctctacatgctttgtaagtaggaaaacctgcaaaatcgtcagtgtatcaaatacttgttctccccacggtacacacacagacatacacacacacagacatacacacacatacacacactgcatgcTCACCCATGACATCGAGTAAACAACTAATCTAACTGCAACAAGCACGGGCATGCCGTGTTAAAAGCCTTTTCTGCACGCTGTTTTTCTGCACGCTGTTTAAAAGCTGTGTCGGTAACTTAATCAGAGTCAGATGATATCATGGATAGGCCTACCGTGTGTATGTTTCTACGTGCAGTTGGCTAGCGGTAGTTCAATGGCTGGAAGTCTACATGAAGAGCTAGCATGCTAACGGTTCCTGTAGACTTCTATTCGTTGCGCTATGGCTCCAGAAGCTACCTTCGACtgtcct
Proteins encoded:
- the LOC118948153 gene encoding somatostatin receptor type 5-like, which produces MEPVDRTGWTLLSGDPNTSTPNLGYHYSYPDSGPATPSFPSPSLFPSSPSNVSSQSVPFQGSSTLMTAVISLSVFVVGLIGNTLAIYVVLRYAKMKTVTNIYILNLAVADELYILGLPFLTTQNVLSYWPFGSFLCRMLMTADSMSQFTSIFCLTVMSIDRYLAVVHPIRSTKWRRPRVAKVVSAAVWALSLVVVLPVVVFSGVQDTFNSCNISWPEPQDVWSTVFILYTATLGFFGPLLVICLCYLLIVVKVKSSGVRAGFTKRRRSERKVTRMVVIIVVVFVLCWLPFFIINIINLIIIIPESSVTAGVYFFSVILSYVNSCANPLLYGFLSDNFRQSFRKVLCVRKANGVEDGDPSAPRMEKTRETTRDDSFLSPRNHDGHSGHTPQNSQAVQLEPCGSPGEKTRPSGPTVICQSSL